The genomic stretch CCTCCGGCGAAGAAAAGGAAGGCTGCTATCCCTCTCTCTGACCCTCCTCGCTATTATCCTAGCTCCGTCTCATGATTGAGTTTGTCCGCTGAGATGGACACGATACCGTCTCAACTCGACCCGGGATCCCGCCGCTTTACATTTACCAGATTCCAGACCGGCTTGCCCATCCTTCTGACCATCATCGTCTGACTGGTGGGAATTTACCGTCCGCTTTTCGAAGGCTGGGTCTATTGTCACCACGACAGGCATCCCCGAACGCACTCTTACTTTCGTACAATTCAAGATTACATAACAGAACGGAATGTCAGTTTTTTCACACGTTCTCTGCCCGGCACCCAGCTCACAAAGGTGGTTTTTCTGGAACAGCGTTTCTTTGTGGGCGATGATTTCCAACTCCGCACGACGGGGAAAAGAATACTTTGGGTCTTCTTTAATAAACCTAATAAGCGACCATTTAACCGTGAATTGAAATAACAATACTTTGATCTTTGACAAAACTGAACTAACCTGTAAAATTTCcaaagtgaaaatattatagaacGAAATCAAATGAGACAAAAAGGGATCCAGAATTATTTCGTagtatcataaatatgttacctGAAAGAGCCAACACCGAGAAATGGTTTCCCATTACAAAGCATCTTCCAGAAGACATCATGAATCCAATGCTCTTAAAACAAGTTtccaaagattttaatattttccccCGCCATTGGAATAACCTGGCAAAAGAGATAGACATAGGAGGGGATTCTGACTAGACACTGGACACTGTGTACCGTTTCGGAACAAGATGTACTACGACAGGTGACTGCACTTAGGAAAGGATCTACCCGGGGCTGGATGGGGTCTCAGCTAATcttcttaaaagtaatattcaCTTTATCCTGAACCTTTTGACGcatttaattaatacaagtatttcaacaggaattttccctgatacatttaaattggcaaaaataATTCCCATATACAAATCTAACGAATTTGCAGATACAATAAAATTCAATGCGATCTCTTTGTCAAGCGTGTTCTCTAAAAAAAtagaacataataattatatcttaccTAGAAAAcgattaaattttaagttagagtcagtatggatttaggcgtgaaaatatataaatgatgctttatttgaattaaataacgATTTAAATACCAGTCTATATAAAAACAATAGATGTATGCTCATATTCTTAGACCTGAAAAAGGCGTTCGACTCAATTGGTCACAATATTGTATTGGACAAATTAGTAGCTACATGCGTCTCTGGCACTGCTTTGGCTtggtttagtaattaatttaaagaaaggCGTCAAGTAGTTTCAATCTGTGGGTGAAATAGTATACAACAAACCGTCGATTACGGGGTAATCCAGGGCAGTACGTTATGACCACTTTTCTTTCTAGGATTAATTTATTTGGGAAGCTTTATCTGTTTGCCGATGACAGTTTCATTTTCATTTCCTGTAAAAACTAGcgatatgttaaattaaatgcaatgagtgacttaaaaacgttaaaaaatggcttgactaaaatctaaatttatttgaatcaggtacTACtgcaaattctaaaaataatgtaacagaGCTGTTTTTACAAATTGGAGTGCAAGGATCCGAGACTTTCGTTCACTCTGACTGGGGACCAACCTGGCCTTGACCCCTCATATCACGGTCTTATGTATGTGGTTTTACTTCCACCGATGGTTTTGTCTGGTGCAACAATATTATCTCTTAACTCTTTCATCacacaacaaaatatttctacATCGGTTTATACCCTAAAACACACCAACATGTAACGGTAACAAAGTTTCTAGTTGTTATCTAGTGTTTCCGACATTTAGACAACACTAAACTTTTTAATACGAATCTAGCCTATGCACAGACTGCTTGCCCGTGTAGGCTAATATAGTTAAATAACTCATAttcaaattatatcaataatatttatctaacgactgtacttaaatttaaactgtattattttatctcCGCTTAGTAAGTATTGTAAAAGGGGAACTTATAATTTTGAACTGTATAtgactgtatttttttcattttgagcATCCTAGAAGCTCATTACTCAATATGCAGATGCAATTTCTTTATGTTTACATGGggaatgtaaatatatgttttccaTCTGTCAATAACGCCATAAGCTACTGACTTGGCATGTAGCATTGGACCTCAACGAGGCCTGTTACCGggtaattaaatatatgtttttcatctGTCAATAATGCCATAAGTTACAGACTTGGCATGTAGCATTGGACCTCAACGAGGCCTGTTACCGggtaatgtaaatatatgtttttcatctGTCAATAATGCCATAAGTTACAGACTTGGCATGTAGCATTGGACCTCAACGAGGCCTGTTACCGggtaatgtaaatatatgtttttcatctGTCATTAATGCCATAAGTTACAGACTTGGCATGTAGCATTGGACCTCAATGAGGCCTGTTACCGggtaatgtaaatatatgtttttcatctGTCATTAATGCCATAAGTTACAGACTTGGCATGTAGCATTGGACCTCAATGAGGCCTGTTACCGggtaatgtaaatatatgtttttcatctGTCATTAATGCCATAAGTTACAGACTTGGCATGTAGCATTGGACCTCAATGAGGCCTGTTACCGggtaatgtaaatatatgtttttcatctGTCATTAATGCCATAAGTTACAGACTTGGCATGTAGCATTGGACCTCAATGAGGCCTGTTACCGggtaatgtaaatatatgtttttcatctGTCATTAATGCCATAAGTTACAGACTTGGCATGTAGCATTGGATCTCAACGAGACCTGTTACCGggtaatgtaaatatatgtttttcatctGTCAATAATGCCATAAGTTACAGACTTGGCATTTAGCATTGGACCTCAGCGAgacctgttacgcgacactttGTGTGAGGTACTCCTAccatgtatttaataaaatctaaaagtgGTATAAATATGTATCTTTTAATTCCTTATGATTTGAAGTGAATACTGTAgcttgttaaaaatgtataaaatagtgtCATATGTCATTCAATGTGACatcaaatatcaataaatattattgttgatgataatctaaactggggacctcataaTGTCGCTTTGTTACCAAAAATATCCAGAATTGTTTACTTACTAAGAATGAGAAGACTAACTAATTTTTCTTATCTTTGGAATTTGCCATATGTTTTCTGTTTTagaatatgttttgtttgttgaAACATTGAGACTTAAAAGGTATGTATAATGTTTAACAGcaaacattataacattataaacacATAAGTGCCCATAAGATGTtaactgttgtaaataatttttatttgattttgcaGTTCAAACTTTTAGTTAGATCAGAGGTACAATCTTGTTGTACAAGAACtagaacaaattttatatacaatttcatggactaaataaaacaaataatcataTCTGTTTTAACTCTTTTAACTCTTAAGTTCAAACGTTTctcttttaatatgtaaaatttcaaattgtataactaaataattaacgATAAAATTTAgtctgtgatttttttttttttgttccatcATGTAGCGTAATCTAGTTTAGTAGGGTTTTCTCTTTTACCAAGAATGTTATTTTTCTTCTATTCAATTATTGATATTGTTCGTTGCAGATACATTCTTAACTGCAATACAAAGTTATTCCGATTCTTATTATTTAGTAGTTTCTTATTGTAGTTGATGATATTAAACTTCTAGGATGAGTGGCTAAGCCTTTTAGTTCgaaaattgtataatgttttacTAAGCAGATATTTAGGACGACTACGCAATATAGGTTAAGTGCTGTTATATGCCTTAAGAATTAACtttttatgtaaagaaaaataacagaaaagttaaaaatattttaataataatattgtacaatcGCGTAAATACGTCAATCTTGTATGTGGGCTAATCTTTTTGGATGATTCTAAATTGGATAAATCTAAAAGAGGCTTAAAGATTTTCTCAAGTAACATCGTAAAAATCATTGTTGACCGAGTTCCCTACCTCTACCCATCTAAACCTGTGTATCTTGAAATCACTAAGAGATATAACGCGTTCATCATGTAACTTATATAAACTTACGGGTTTGGAGCATTGCAATTAGGTTTACTGAAACAAAAGTTACTTGGTTCATTTCACTAAAGCAGTGTTGACAGTTAAATGTTTATGTAGGGATTTTCAAAAACCTGCTTGATCCTTTAGCTTACACCATGTATTTAAAACTGATTAACATTATAGATTACTTCCACTTTTTTCCAATAATTGGGgagttaattttaagtattacaatacatttaacaTAACTATTGTGATTACGAATAATGGGCACAAACACTTGTCTATACTAAGTCAAATTCAATCCTTTATATAAGCTAAAAAAGTCATAAGTATGTGTTTTAGGCTGAAGAAAACTCACTAATAAATGATATATCAAGTGAAATAGCTGAAGCAGCGGCAAACGCCGGGGTCGTTTTGGTGGGAAAATGGAGCAAAAACGAAAATAAAGACGAAAAATCAGTTAATCAGTTTTTGGATGAAGTTGTCAAAGAGTCTTCCATGAAAATAGAGTCCAATGTCAGAAAGCTTGCAGCGACTCGAGAAAAGACAACCAATGCTGAAGGTACTCCGCTGTTCTCGGTTATAATGAAGTTATCTGGCAGTCACTTGAAAAGATTGACTTTACAGCGAGCAAACTCTCTGACAACTGGCACAAAGTTTGTTGGAACTGTCAATTACAGCGATGAGGTAAGTCCAActcttaacagttttttttatttgagctcttcaatgtaaatgttaaaacCCCTCtttctgttataatttttaaacttgttgtAAAACTTGCTTACGTTTTCAACTATTTCAGCTAATCGAGTCTAATAATTTGTTAAGTTGCAACTTTTAAACGTGCTTAAGTGAGTTTGGTAGTCTTTTGCCCCTtcggacaagaagctgagaaattatACGGATTGCTAAAGAGGCATTTGCTCTGTTTCCGAAGTGACAAGATTTTCTGGATGCGAAAGGTTATGGCTAGGGCTAACTTCCTGTAGAGATTCCTGAGGAAGGATTTTAGGCATTACAATAAGTTTTCAATGCAGAGTAGACATGTTGATCTACCTTTGCAGACTCATATCTCGAAAACTTGCTCCAGATAAGTAGGTTCGCTAAACCAACACCCTAAAATAGTTACGTGCGTAAGggtaacacaataaattaattcattaacaCTCCTGTAATGCTTATAACCGATTGCAGCCAGACAAGCTAGAGCCTCAACTAGATAATAGGGTCACTCTTATCTGTACTTCATTATCCATCGTCATTATCACACACTAAAATAGGTACGTGGATAAAAGTAACACtggatattaattaaataacactCCTGTAATGTCTATAACCCATTGCAGCCAGACAAGCTAGAGCCTCAACTAGATAATAGGGTCACTCTTATCTGTACTTCATTATCCATCGTCATTATCACACACTAAAATAGGTACGTGGATAAAAGTAAcactgtatattaattaaataacactCCTGTAATGTCTATAACAGATTGCATCAGGGCAAGCTGGAGCATGACCTTGATAAGTAGACTCGCTCTTATCTATACCTCCTTATCCATCGGCGGTCCAATAGCAACTgatgaaaatttttctttttcaccAAAAATAACTTTACGACAGGAAAACTTGATTGAGAGGTATTAAATTATGACTGACAGCAGATGTAACACCCTATATCTTACAAGCAAAAAACTCAACTCTTTCAATAATCCACTAATTAACTCTCCAGCTATCTATATTAACATCTAATGCTATTCCTGCATCTATCTTTGATGTTGTTTATTCaaagaaactatttatttgtaacatgaaGATTGATTGTAATGGATTACGTGAAACCTGTATTTTTTGGGTAGTAAATTGAAatgataatattatacataattggATACATTTTAAGATACATTCTCTGAAAATTATGTGAATATTTGATCCGCTCTCTATAAAATTTAGTGGAATGCTTAACAAACGCGTTATCTTGATAGAAAATTTAATCATTAACATTGTGTTTCATTCAAGGTTTCTAGAAAGGTTACCATAGTAGTAGCGGAGGTTTCCATTACATGTATGAAAACATAGTCTGACAgacttttgttaattttttaaagaattctcAAGTATTATGAGAGATTTTGCACAATtattatacagattttatttGTAGCGATACAATCAAGCAAATTCATATATTGAATCAAGTAAGCACTTCTTATTGCTTATAAAAAAGTatgatagtttatattaaatattttaagaatttaacttTACGAgttcatgttaaaattaaatataaactgccAACAGAAGTATATTACAGATTCAGTTTAGGTTTAATCGAATATAATTGTTTCACTAGTAAAGGCGGAACactgtttataacaataattgaGTCCGtattgcttatattttatatttcgttaAGTTGATTGAGAAAGGAAACCTTACTTTATAACATTGCGTTAAAGTTCGATAAGTGCGAAACataaagtagaataataaaataaaaatacaggtacaataattgattttttttactcaacgatttgtatttttaattttatgtactaagcattgttttctaaattcattcaaaatcataaaatatacagttttttacatttttaatacaaaaataattagtttatttaatttattaaaaaacttaaataagttatagttttttagtttttagttttttagttttagtttttttttcatatacttCACATAATAAATGGAATCCGACTTAAACTGtacttgtaaattaaattttactctataaatttatactttatggATTATAACCTTTTAATTTTGCCTCACTgatcagtatttttaaatatacttgcattaaaaatcataattaattaaaagataatGAAAATGATGGTCATGAAAATGGCTAAGATACGTCAATAACCTTTGCAGCTACAAATCAAATCATTTTGAGTcagcatgtttttaattttcaacacttCAACACTATATCTACGTCATTAGCTAGTCTTCAAGTTAGCTTGCATTCTTAAGAAGACAGATTAACCCTAATAAAAGATATTAGTGATAGTAATAGTAGACGAAATGCGGCACTGAGTAGCTTCAAGTTATTTTCTCATCATTTAGAAGCCAGATTATGTGTTACATTTCCAATTATTTAATTGGAAtcattttgtatttacattaaatgatTGTGGACTAACTAATATCATAGATTCTCTTGATTCCCTCCCTCAAAATTTCTAACGAAAGAGCTGATGTAATATTGGACTGAATGACGTAATTTAATTGTAATCAGTTACATCTTGTCCTTTTTACCAGCCAGAGTAATCGGTACATTTCTAAAAAAAGCTTAAGTGATAGTGGACTAAAGACGTTATTGTGGCTTTAAGTTCTCGTGCATCCTTCTAAAAGCCAGTTTGATCTTTACATTTATGGTTATAGTGCAcgtaattattaactattaaggATAACGCAGAAGAAATTGAAGTTcactttatattattacaaccAAAGGTCTTAGCATTAAAAGCGTTTGAATCTCGTTAATAATTTTCGAGTTACTCATACACCCTTATGTTACAGATGAAAGAGAACAATCTTCTGGAAGCCATTTCAAACTCTTTAACAAACGAGTATGAAAAGGAACCACCGAATAAGACCGATAAAGTAGAATCTCTCGACTCGGCCAAGACCGAGGGGAAAAGTTTCGACGTGAATCTCGCTAACCTGGTGGCCTTCGAAGACAATATTAAAGGTCGTGGAGGAAACTTGAGTGACTTAGCGACCAGATCTATCGAGCGAGATGCCTTTGTAGTGGCAAAAAAAATGACTCGGCAAGTTCACAAAAAATACACTCACACAACTACAAAAACCTTTACTTCTAGTTCTGGGGAGTCGACAAGTGTCTCTGATAGCAAATCGATCACGGTGCCAGATGCATCAGAGATCGGTTCGGACCTACAGGGAAGGTCTTTTTTTGGAAACGACCAAGGCATTCTAGATCACAGAGATTATCAGATCGTGTCAAATAGCGATATGCAAAATCGTGAAATCGGTAAATACGGTAGTCACTCGACCGATGGTTTTGGAACCAATATAAAAAGTCCCATCCAAACCGTGTCCCTCAACGGAAACGCGGGTGTAAGTGGTCAGTTCGGTCAGAAGAGCCAATACGCTCTCGGTTATAACAGTGCCTACGAGAAAGCTCATAGTAGTGGATTCAGTACAGGATCGAGTTCTTCTAATTACAATGCTAACGGTAACTCTCATATTGGATATCCGTGTGTTCACTGCGGGAGAGACGATTCGGAACTTGGAAATGAGAATCCCATTTATGTATTCCATAGCAACGTGAATCGTGGTGTAGTCGACTTAAATACCGGTTCAGGCAGAGGTGGTTACTTCCGGAGTTCCAACCGACAGCAAAGTTCCTCCAGCAAGGCTCGAGTCAGTGATTCCAGTAGTTCTCAAAGTAGTAGTAGTGGTTACAACAGTTACGGCAATTCCGGAAATGTAAATGGATTGGATTCCGTCGTTATGGGTACTTCAAACCTTCCTTTGCAATCCAATATTCACCGTACAATCCAATATGGTCCATACGAAAGCTCTGTTATCGGTTCTCACGGAAACCAGTACAGAAATATGGAATTTGGAGAAAATGGTGGAAACAACATATACAGCAGTAGCAGCTACCAGAGCGCCATGAGTAACAAAAAGAGCAGCGGGGATTCTAAGAGTTCTCTgagtagtagcagtagtagttaCAATTACGGCACTGGAGGCATGAATAACTTATATGACAGTAAACACATGCTGAATGGCAACAATCAAGAAGGAACTTTGAGCTACGGAGGTATTGGCAACATTGGCTTCAATGGTTACAGCTCCGGTGCTGGGAGCCAATACAGTAAGATTGCCAGCAGCAGCAGTAAGAAAGCAGCTAGAAGCAGCAGTAGTAGTAGCAGCAGCAGCAGTAGCGGTTCTTTAAACGGTTATAATAGTAACTCTTTCAATGGGATGAGGcctttatactaatttaaagtattgcaactaaaattattacattataaacataatgttttatatttcaatctcttaaaatgtttaaaaggaaTAGTGTTACATTATTTGCAATGAGACTAGTTTTCATCTAGAATTCTCTCCTGTTTATATTGATACATGTGCTTTAAATAagtctattaaaatatatgaatttaaagttGTCCATCCCACCTTATTTAACCTTATAAGTAGTCAGTTGAACATTATATAGTCCGTAATTCAACATACAGGTAAGgtcttgttcaatgtaccataaatgaatccgataaataacacagcaaatctcaatgaaaaaataaccgaatctatagatGTTTTACTGTaggcttctactttcttgagctatCTATTGTAAACTTAGGCAAATCTGCTTTGAATCAATcgattggaaatgttgtcaaatctgctacaaATAAACGAAAATCTTCgaattcttttgaaaaatgtataatgaaaaaaagattttctaacaatcactcgagaagtcagGCGAATGTGAGTAAACCTCATtctttcacgaggttcttcatttactttcttcAAATGTACTATGAAATCATCAAAACTTTCTGGTTCAAACTCATAATCAAACTTTaagtctaaataataaaatatcagagGTAATATCTGTTCATAGTAAATATGCTTATTGAGACCAACAAATCTAACATATTCTACAAATAATATCttgatttttcaatttcttcaaGAGATAGgctaattcaaaatttttattctttgatcgaaattctgagacaaattttattttcttcttgtctccatattgcaactTTATAAcgagattattcaaatgtgttaatttattttgatgtttctgtggtttaggtctttcatacaaaattaaattacaatatctacaaaattgtatcaattattACTCCTCTATTATCGCACTGGTAGCAGTTGAGACTATAcagttctatatttatttatatagaacgaattttgttataaatggaaattatagAACTAAATCTACCAAGATATAAGTTTTTCAGCGCaaatttttgtgtatatatttctACAACTGTGATAAATAGATAcgattttattgtattatacagcTAATGAGGATATTATGTTTAcgaagagtatatttttgaagttttaaaaagaatgCAAGAGAATAAcgtgaatttaatcaattattgaagctttttaaagtttttgaagcaTTTTTTGGTcaaccttttctcctccctctttctctttctctctctcttttaTGCCTATGACATGATCACTTTtaccgtttataggctaggattcaggcgagagagagagagagagagagagagagagagagagagagagagagagagagagagagagagagagagagagagagagagagaatagcGAGATATGGATAGAAAAATGTTTCCGGAGTGCGTACTGGATACTTCTGAACTttgtgtttctccgctatggccactcgcattgaaacagttcagaagtaaacttcctaaccgaccaaaccgaattcgttGGTATATATACTGAGCAAAACAATACaacatccaatcgagaagtaaaatttaagaaaataatttaaaaaatcatttgaaaattacaagtaactaaatgtatgcatatttaaaataggtaaaattatctttaattttaataataaacagtttttaaatgaacttaaacacaatttttatccTTAAAAGCTATGATTAAGAATCTACATTACCGAAATTTTAGTTCATAACAGTTCCGAAAGATagcaatacataaatacaaaaaaccgATGATCAATATCGAAGCTTCTTCATTCGATAGTAAAACAACTAAAATTCaacttaattcaatttaattttaatccaatGTATAAGATTTATTATGGTCTTCCAAGTGAACCTGTGTCTTAAAAACTTAATATGTCTAAAGttgtatctcaaaaactacttaaccgatttcatgaaatttggtacacatatggCAAAGACTTAAACTCTTTGAACTTAACtcatccataagggtgaaatcatcccctatttcttaatattcatagaaaaataaaaacaattatctgaaaaatctgaaacttcaaaaacaagcgagttctactcaaaatttcatgaaaataacaacattttctaAATCAACTCCATTCtacccttatctttaaactcttacaCCTCGAGAAATATTTAGAATTtctttgatgaaatttggtatataggatcagtaactattaaagtatttttgaaaatcatcacttccggtccatgatcTTGGAATAGTTTTTCCTTAATATCACccctatttttcaaatttttttatataattttaattcaatacttttatcaatgtctttattaattctgtaaagttttaaaattttattatctgatgaataatatagagaatagaaatttttttgaaacaatttactgaatttctctaatatcgctctttatttacatcatatgataaacatttctcagaaaccacaactacataacaaatcgcatttgtaacagcatttttaaaatccatatttatgattatatcgTTCtgtgaaccagaaatatttgtcaaactctttgttgtatcaatgacataaatgggtctatttgctataaattctttgggattgtaatacatttccatattttgttgtaaactacCTTAagatcttgatacatctgatacataattctgaaaagacctcaggaagtgtttaaattttttaattcatctgTATAATAataaccattcaattttactctgataatgTTACAGTCAAACTATCAAACTCTGAAGGAttgttttcttgattattctgtatatctgtttgaaaacaaatattttatccagtAAACCCCAgatcattatttatattagaaaatgtattcaaatatttaccatttttaggctttaGAGacagattaattgttaaaaatccagtcttctttccaaattttatcgcATGACTCGTTAAATGGATCAAAACGCATATCAGatccaacataattgttgtaaatttttctagtACAGTGATCATTTTGTTTAAagacacacaacatattcaaattacttcttataacttgtttatcaacctttgaaaagcattgagaaacaagagatatttttgtggcgagacattacgaaataccCTTTAATAACGTCATGATTTTCAAAAATACAGTCATCAAATGAAACTATAttctcagaagcattataaaaatgtgattttttccTAACTTTTctcaatgtttttaaatctttcttgcaatttttgtACGCGTCTTGTtccaaagatttactaaaaacaaacaaatttaaataaggaatcaacctattgtagatgaaatttaataataaagttgtttttacaCATCCAATTGAACgaacaattaacaatctaatagatttatctttcttgttttcttcaaaagTTTGTAGTTTCATCTGATCtttttgtttttccattttaATAGCGAAAATGAAACTGtccaagttgacttcagaaagctctaaattagttttcaacttagaacatcctattcatttagaggaaaactctaattattttatcggtttaagtggtgtttattctaataattttataacaaatattagcgaaaattctccttattgtataggatttatgGAAGAAAACATGacaaaatataatggttttaaaaaaggatattacaatttcgatcaaataaaaattcctataaaatttcatgaaaacatGTCAAATAACTCTTTAAAATTTGacgaaaacaaatttgaaatgcaaacagtctttaaacaaattaaaataaaatcaccagtaagaataattttttcagcaattatagtaaatttgttaAGGCAAAAATTTGTTCAAGCAAAAATAGAACCGAATGAGATATATTTAGGCGATAGAACACCAAAATTTAGACCATTCGAtataattgaagtacattgtaatcttgTTAAACCAAGTTTTGAAAGTCATTCCGAActtcttcacaaagaatctgaaatattgtaaacttttttccaaaatgttgcttatggatcaaaaaatagtgaaaaaccgaatgaaatcgattatattccaattagaagaAATATTGAATGAAGTCAAAAAATCGCCTTAACTATTCAAGTCTCT from Homalodisca vitripennis isolate AUS2020 chromosome 2, UT_GWSS_2.1, whole genome shotgun sequence encodes the following:
- the LOC124353469 gene encoding filaggrin-2-like translates to MVQTISVRVVFLFLSLNLIVSSTNLAEENSLINDISSEIAEAAANAGVVLVGKWSKNENKDEKSVNQFLDEVVKESSMKIESNVRKLAATREKTTNAEGTPLFSVIMKLSGSHLKRLTLQRANSLTTGTKFVGTVNYSDEMKENNLLEAISNSLTNEYEKEPPNKTDKVESLDSAKTEGKSFDVNLANLVAFEDNIKGRGGNLSDLATRSIERDAFVVAKKMTRQVHKKYTHTTTKTFTSSSGESTSVSDSKSITVPDASEIGSDLQGRSFFGNDQGILDHRDYQIVSNSDMQNREIGKYGSHSTDGFGTNIKSPIQTVSLNGNAGVSGQFGQKSQYALGYNSAYEKAHSSGFSTGSSSSNYNANGNSHIGYPCVHCGRDDSELGNENPIYVFHSNVNRGVVDLNTGSGRGGYFRSSNRQQSSSSKARVSDSSSSQSSSSGYNSYGNSGNVNGLDSVVMGTSNLPLQSNIHRTIQYGPYESSVIGSHGNQYRNMEFGENGGNNIYSSSSYQSAMSNKKSSGDSKSSLSSSSSSYNYGTGGMNNLYDSKHMLNGNNQEGTLSYGGIGNIGFNGYSSGAGSQYSKIASSSSKKAARSSSSSSSSSSSGSLNGYNSNSFNGMRPLY